In one window of Paenibacillus sp. DNA:
- the flhA gene encoding flagellar biosynthesis protein FlhA, whose product MKIKDLAVLIGIIGIVLMMIVPVNVHLLDFMLIINISLALTMLLVAMNTKEPLQFSIFPSLLLITTLFRLALNVSTTRNILANAHAGKVVETFGSFVAQGNIAVGFIVFLILVIVQFIVITKGSERVAEVGARFTLDAMPGKQMSIDADLNSGLINEQQARERRKKIESEADFHGAMDGAMKFVKGDAIASIIILFINLIGGIIIGMSMKGFEFGQAMEIYSIMTIGDGLVSQIPALLISTAAGLIVTRAASEGNLASDLTEQMSAYPRLLYIVGGTVVALGLFTPIGPMLTVPVGGMLAFAAYRMDGMVKKREAEQEMLVEEQQIEEVRSPESVVNLLQVDPIEFEFGYGLIPLADQQQGGDLLDRIIMIRRQCALELGLVVPVIRIRDNIQLRPNEYVIKIKGNAVARGELLLNHYLAMSPGIDDDSVTGIETMEPAFGLPALWIDEATKDRAEMSGYTVVDPPSVVATHLTEVIKRHAHEMIGRQETKSLVDNLKESYPTLVDELIPNIMSIGEVQKVLAKLLKEKVSIRDLVTIFETLADYGTYTKDPDILTEYVRQSLSRQITQQYAPGSGTLRVVTVGPSLERKIAEAVQQSEHGSYLAMDPASSQTVVQKVAEQASKLVQSGGTPIVLTSPTIRMYLKQLLERAMQDITVLSYSELEPNVEVQSIGVVNV is encoded by the coding sequence ATGAAAATCAAAGACTTAGCGGTACTGATCGGCATTATCGGCATCGTCCTCATGATGATCGTGCCGGTGAACGTGCATCTGCTCGATTTTATGCTGATCATCAACATTTCGCTCGCGCTGACGATGCTGCTCGTGGCGATGAATACGAAGGAGCCGCTGCAGTTTTCCATCTTCCCCTCGCTGCTTCTGATCACGACGCTGTTCCGGCTCGCGCTGAACGTGTCGACGACGAGGAACATCCTCGCCAACGCGCATGCGGGCAAGGTCGTCGAGACGTTCGGTTCGTTCGTCGCGCAGGGCAACATCGCGGTCGGCTTCATCGTGTTCCTCATTCTCGTCATCGTGCAGTTCATCGTCATTACGAAAGGCTCGGAGCGCGTCGCCGAGGTCGGCGCCCGCTTTACGCTCGACGCGATGCCCGGCAAGCAGATGAGCATCGACGCGGACCTCAATTCGGGCCTCATCAACGAACAGCAAGCCCGCGAGCGCCGGAAAAAAATCGAATCGGAAGCCGATTTCCACGGCGCGATGGACGGCGCCATGAAGTTCGTCAAAGGGGATGCGATCGCTTCGATCATCATCCTCTTTATTAACCTGATCGGCGGTATTATCATCGGCATGTCCATGAAGGGCTTCGAGTTCGGACAAGCCATGGAAATTTACTCGATCATGACGATCGGCGACGGCCTCGTCAGCCAAATTCCGGCGCTGCTCATTTCGACGGCGGCCGGCCTCATCGTGACGCGCGCCGCCTCCGAAGGCAACCTCGCTTCCGATTTGACGGAGCAGATGTCCGCGTATCCGCGTCTTTTGTACATCGTCGGCGGCACGGTCGTCGCGCTCGGCCTGTTCACGCCGATCGGTCCGATGCTGACGGTGCCGGTCGGCGGGATGCTCGCGTTCGCCGCGTACCGGATGGACGGCATGGTGAAGAAGCGGGAAGCGGAGCAGGAGATGCTCGTCGAAGAGCAGCAAATCGAAGAGGTCCGCAGCCCGGAGAGCGTCGTCAATTTGCTGCAGGTCGACCCGATCGAATTCGAGTTCGGCTACGGACTCATTCCGCTCGCGGATCAGCAGCAGGGCGGCGACCTGCTCGATCGAATCATCATGATCCGCCGACAATGCGCGCTCGAGCTCGGGCTCGTCGTGCCGGTCATCCGGATTCGCGACAACATTCAGCTTCGGCCGAACGAATACGTGATCAAAATCAAGGGCAACGCGGTGGCGCGGGGCGAGCTGCTGCTGAACCATTATTTGGCGATGAGCCCCGGCATCGATGACGACAGCGTGACCGGCATCGAAACGATGGAGCCCGCCTTCGGGCTGCCGGCGCTGTGGATCGACGAGGCGACGAAGGATCGGGCGGAAATGTCCGGCTACACGGTCGTCGACCCGCCGTCGGTCGTGGCGACGCATTTGACCGAAGTCATCAAGCGCCACGCGCACGAGATGATCGGCCGCCAGGAGACGAAGTCGCTCGTGGACAACCTGAAGGAATCGTATCCGACGCTCGTGGACGAACTGATCCCGAACATCATGTCGATCGGCGAGGTGCAGAAGGTGCTGGCCAAGCTGCTGAAGGAGAAGGTGTCGATCCGCGATTTGGTGACGATTTTCGAGACGCTGGCCGATTACGGCACGTACACGAAGGATCCCGACATTTTGACCGAATACGTGCGTCAGAGCTTATCCCGTCAAATTACGCAGCAGTACGCGCCCGGAAGCGGCACGCTGCGCGTCGTGACGGTCGGCCCGTCGCTCGAGCGGAAAATCGCCGAAGCGGTGCAGCAGTCGGAGCACGGCAGCTATCTCGCGATGGATCCGGCCAGCTCGCAAACCGTCGTGCAGAAAGTGGCGGAGCAGGCGTCGAAGCTCGTCCAGTCGGGCGGCACGCCGATCGTCCTGACGTCGCCGACGATACGCATGTACTTGAAGCAGCTGCTGGAGCGCGCGATGCAGGATATTACGGTGCTCTCGTACAGCGAGCTTGAACCGAACGTCGAAGTCCAAAGCATTGGGGTGGTGAACGTATGA
- the flhB gene encoding flagellar biosynthesis protein FlhB: MPRELRLSLNLQLFAQEKTETATPRKRQESRQKGQVAKSMELPGALIMLGAFGLLAMYGASMGDGIVSMFRAGLSEYILWDVTDANIIVMFSQLIRQGFLLVLPIFAVGVVMALLSTYAQVGFLFTGEPLKMKLEKLNPIQGFKQIFSMRSVVEFLKSMLKVFIIGTIAFFILWGERTTLLTLASVPLEAMFAYIASLTLRLGLFAGAALLILGLLDYAYQKWEYEKNLRMSKQDIKDEHKKTEGDPLVKSKIREKQRRMALQRMMQEVPKADVVITNPTHFAVAIRYDGNEMDAPRVIAKGADYLALRIKQVAKEHDVPLMENKPLARALYAQVDIGQSVPQEMFHAVAEVLAYVYKTKGKGAAARR; the protein is encoded by the coding sequence ATGCCGCGCGAGCTTCGGCTGTCGCTGAATTTGCAGTTGTTCGCCCAAGAAAAAACGGAAACCGCGACGCCAAGAAAACGTCAGGAGTCTCGCCAAAAAGGCCAAGTGGCGAAAAGCATGGAGCTGCCCGGCGCACTCATCATGCTGGGCGCTTTCGGTTTGCTCGCCATGTACGGCGCCTCGATGGGCGACGGCATCGTCAGCATGTTCCGGGCGGGGTTGTCCGAGTACATTCTTTGGGACGTGACCGACGCCAATATTATTGTCATGTTTTCGCAGCTCATACGGCAGGGATTTCTGCTCGTTCTGCCGATTTTCGCGGTCGGCGTCGTGATGGCGCTGCTGTCGACGTACGCGCAGGTCGGGTTCCTCTTTACGGGGGAGCCGCTCAAAATGAAATTGGAAAAGCTCAATCCGATCCAAGGCTTCAAGCAAATTTTTTCGATGCGCTCGGTCGTCGAATTTTTGAAATCGATGCTGAAGGTGTTTATCATCGGCACGATCGCTTTCTTTATTCTATGGGGCGAACGGACGACGCTGCTCACTTTGGCATCGGTGCCTTTGGAAGCGATGTTCGCATATATCGCGTCGTTGACGCTGCGCCTCGGCCTGTTTGCCGGCGCCGCGCTGCTCATCCTCGGGCTGCTCGACTACGCGTATCAGAAGTGGGAGTACGAGAAAAACCTTCGCATGTCGAAACAGGACATCAAAGACGAGCATAAGAAGACGGAGGGCGATCCTCTCGTCAAATCGAAAATACGCGAAAAGCAGCGCCGCATGGCGCTGCAGCGGATGATGCAGGAAGTGCCGAAGGCGGACGTCGTCATCACGAACCCGACGCACTTCGCGGTCGCCATCCGCTACGACGGGAACGAGATGGACGCGCCGCGGGTCATCGCGAAGGGCGCGGATTACTTGGCGCTTCGCATCAAACAAGTCGCCAAGGAGCACGACGTTCCGCTGATGGAAAACAAGCCGCTGGCTCGCGCGCTGTACGCGCAGGTCGACATCGGCCAATCGGTTCCGCAAGAAATGTTCCATGCGGTCGCGGAAGTGCTCGCGTACGTGTATAAGACGAAAGGAAAGGGCGCGGCGGCGAGACGGTAA
- the fliR gene encoding flagellar biosynthetic protein FliR — translation MEEVLQFFPNFLLVFCRMTGFFVTAPVFATQSNVPPQFRIGLAVFASLLAFFAAGTERAIPIDGEYLYYVVRESLIGVLLGFVAYLFFTVVQIAGSFIDMQMGFGIANVIDPMTGAQSPVFGSFKYMIAMLLFLTYDGHHFLLIGIMDSYELIPLDNSFFAALAAGPPSELLTKSVSAAFTLAFQMAAPIVASMFLVDLALGILAKTAPQFNVFVVGMPLKIIVGLGIVLLLIPGFVALFQTLFHTLFEHLYEMMRALRAA, via the coding sequence ATGGAAGAGGTACTGCAGTTTTTCCCGAACTTTTTGCTCGTTTTTTGCCGGATGACAGGTTTTTTCGTAACGGCGCCCGTGTTCGCGACGCAAAGCAACGTGCCGCCGCAATTTCGCATCGGCCTTGCCGTATTCGCTTCGCTGCTCGCCTTTTTCGCGGCCGGCACGGAACGGGCGATTCCGATCGACGGGGAGTATCTGTACTACGTCGTTCGGGAATCGTTGATCGGCGTCCTGCTCGGGTTTGTCGCCTATTTGTTTTTCACGGTCGTGCAGATCGCCGGCTCGTTCATCGATATGCAGATGGGCTTCGGCATCGCCAACGTCATCGACCCGATGACGGGCGCGCAAAGTCCGGTGTTCGGCAGTTTTAAGTATATGATCGCGATGCTGCTGTTCCTTACGTACGACGGTCACCATTTTTTGCTGATCGGCATAATGGACAGCTACGAGCTCATCCCGCTGGACAATTCGTTCTTCGCGGCGCTGGCGGCGGGACCGCCGTCGGAGCTGCTGACCAAAAGCGTATCCGCCGCCTTTACGCTCGCGTTCCAAATGGCGGCGCCGATCGTCGCGTCGATGTTTTTGGTCGACCTGGCGCTCGGCATTTTGGCCAAAACGGCTCCGCAATTCAACGTGTTCGTCGTCGGGATGCCGCTGAAAATCATCGTCGGTCTCGGCATCGTGCTGCTGCTCATTCCCGGCTTCGTCGCCTTGTTTCAAACGTTGTTCCATACGTTGTTCGAGCATTTGTACGAAATGATGAGAGCCCTGCGCGCCGCATAA
- the fliQ gene encoding flagellar biosynthesis protein FliQ, with protein sequence MRSDTVIRIAGEAIYTTLMASAPMLLLALVVGLAISVFQATTQIQEQTLAFVPKIVVVLIAILFFGPWILSKLVDFTFHILDNLYRYIG encoded by the coding sequence ATGCGCTCGGACACGGTCATTCGGATCGCGGGAGAAGCGATATATACGACATTGATGGCCAGCGCCCCGATGCTGCTTCTGGCGCTCGTCGTGGGCCTTGCCATCAGCGTCTTCCAAGCGACGACGCAAATCCAGGAGCAAACGCTCGCGTTCGTTCCGAAAATCGTCGTCGTCTTGATCGCGATTTTGTTTTTCGGCCCTTGGATATTGTCAAAGCTGGTCGATTTTACGTTTCATATTCTCGACAATTTGTATCGTTATATCGGGTAA
- the fliP gene encoding flagellar type III secretion system pore protein FliP (The bacterial flagellar biogenesis protein FliP forms a type III secretion system (T3SS)-type pore required for flagellar assembly.) encodes MKRWLPLLLLGLSFAFAPQAAIAAGTPIPGIDLSIGTSDEPSDVSSTLSIVLMLTVLSLAPGILIMMTCFTRIVIVLGFVRTSLATNQMPPNQVLIGLALFLTLFVMAPTIGEINETALQPYLEGELSQTEALNQAAVPLKKFMASQTREKDLMLFLDYGNMPRPTSYEDIPLTALVPAFAISELKTAFQMGFMIFVPFLVIDMVVSSTLMAMGMMMLPPVMISLPFKILLFVLVDGWYLVVKSLLLSFHT; translated from the coding sequence ATGAAACGCTGGCTGCCGCTGCTGCTGCTCGGCCTGTCTTTCGCGTTCGCGCCTCAGGCCGCCATCGCGGCGGGAACGCCGATTCCCGGCATCGACCTGTCGATCGGCACGTCGGACGAGCCTTCGGACGTATCGTCGACGTTAAGCATCGTATTGATGCTGACGGTGCTAAGCTTGGCGCCCGGCATTCTTATTATGATGACGTGCTTCACCCGCATCGTGATCGTCCTCGGCTTCGTTCGAACGTCGCTCGCGACGAACCAGATGCCGCCGAACCAGGTGCTGATCGGCCTTGCCTTGTTTCTCACGCTGTTCGTGATGGCGCCGACGATCGGCGAAATCAACGAAACCGCGCTGCAGCCCTATCTCGAAGGGGAGCTTTCCCAGACGGAAGCGCTGAATCAAGCGGCCGTCCCGTTAAAGAAGTTTATGGCGAGCCAGACGCGCGAGAAAGACTTGATGCTGTTCCTCGATTACGGGAACATGCCTCGTCCGACGTCGTACGAGGATATTCCGCTGACGGCGCTCGTTCCGGCGTTCGCGATCAGCGAACTGAAGACGGCGTTTCAGATGGGCTTCATGATTTTCGTGCCGTTTCTCGTCATCGACATGGTCGTCTCCAGTACGCTCATGGCGATGGGGATGATGATGCTGCCGCCGGTCATGATTTCGCTGCCGTTCAAAATTTTGCTGTTCGTGCTCGTCGACGGCTGGTACTTGGTCGTGAAGTCGTTGCTGCTCAGCTTCCATACGTGA
- a CDS encoding flagellar biosynthetic protein FliO yields the protein MIYPILVATFGESMQTPDASPPSDFSTGEFYGSMIQVVVVLAVVVGLIVVLIRFLAGRNKRWSGKRSLLVHAGVPLGPNKSLQIVEIGDSVYVVGVGENVTLLDKIDDPEKAEALLAALDPGPAPSAGGAVAAIAQWIASRRKQPPSEETEWQSNEAFRELLSQKLKGIQRKEAMKEWMEEEEKR from the coding sequence ATGATATACCCCATTCTCGTCGCAACGTTCGGCGAATCGATGCAGACGCCGGACGCTTCGCCGCCGAGCGATTTTTCGACCGGCGAGTTTTACGGCAGCATGATCCAGGTCGTCGTCGTCCTGGCCGTCGTCGTCGGTCTGATCGTCGTCTTGATCCGGTTTCTGGCGGGGAGAAACAAACGTTGGTCGGGCAAGCGTTCGCTGCTCGTCCATGCCGGCGTACCGCTCGGACCGAACAAATCGCTGCAGATCGTAGAGATCGGCGATTCGGTCTATGTTGTCGGGGTGGGCGAGAACGTAACGCTCCTTGATAAAATCGACGATCCGGAGAAAGCCGAAGCGCTGCTGGCAGCGCTCGATCCGGGCCCGGCCCCGTCCGCGGGCGGCGCGGTCGCCGCGATCGCTCAATGGATCGCGAGCCGCCGCAAGCAGCCGCCGAGCGAAGAGACGGAATGGCAGTCGAACGAAGCGTTCCGCGAACTCCTCTCCCAGAAGCTGAAGGGCATCCAACGCAAGGAGGCCATGAAGGAATGGATGGAGGAGGAGGAAAAGCGATGA
- a CDS encoding response regulator, producing MANRILVVDDAAFMRMMIKDILTKNGYEVVGEASDGAQAIEKFKESNPDLITMDITMPEMDGITALKEIKKIDPSAKVIMCSAMGQQAMVIDAIQAGAKDFIVKPFQADRVIEAIKKTLG from the coding sequence ATGGCAAACCGAATTTTAGTGGTAGACGATGCAGCGTTCATGAGAATGATGATTAAGGACATCTTGACCAAAAACGGTTACGAGGTCGTCGGCGAAGCGAGCGACGGCGCGCAAGCCATCGAGAAATTCAAGGAATCGAATCCGGACCTCATTACGATGGACATTACGATGCCTGAGATGGACGGAATCACGGCGTTGAAAGAAATCAAAAAAATCGATCCGAGCGCGAAGGTCATCATGTGCTCCGCGATGGGTCAGCAGGCGATGGTCATCGACGCGATCCAAGCGGGCGCGAAGGACTTCATCGTCAAGCCGTTCCAAGCCGACCGCGTCATCGAAGCGATCAAGAAGACGTTGGGCTAA
- the fliY gene encoding flagellar motor switch phosphatase FliY produces MTNKDYLSQEEIDALLRQSEDASGVDSFGGGGFDAGLSIDDYLSPIEQDALGEIGNITFGSAATALSTLLGRKVDITTPKVSAIAKDDVAGTFPNPHVAVHVNYVDGFHGINLLVIKTRDAQVIADLMLGGSGHPEETELNEIHISAVQEAMNQMMGSSATSMSTIFNRFVNISPPGIDVLNFAAGEGDKLLTEEAFIQISFRLTIGDLIDSSIMQLLPVWFAKDMVSILMGGTSAGESPPPSNPRPAASPPPAPAPAAQAPPPAPPQQPQHAPPPPAYPEPPAPAYGGYPPPPPHYQAPYPPPYPPQPYAAPYGAPQQPQYAPPPPPPPNRNVQQAQFADLAGFGTPGTENTNLNLLLDIPLKVTVELGRTQKQIKDILELSQGSIVELDKLAGEPVDILVNNKLIAKGEVVVIDENFGVRVTDIVSPWDRIQKLQ; encoded by the coding sequence ATGACGAATAAAGATTATTTATCCCAAGAGGAGATCGACGCGCTGCTGAGGCAGTCGGAAGACGCGAGCGGCGTCGATTCGTTCGGGGGCGGCGGTTTCGATGCCGGGCTGTCGATCGACGACTATTTGTCGCCGATCGAGCAGGACGCGCTCGGCGAAATCGGCAACATTACGTTCGGCAGCGCAGCGACCGCGCTGTCCACGCTGCTCGGACGCAAAGTGGACATTACGACGCCGAAGGTGTCCGCCATCGCGAAGGACGACGTCGCGGGCACGTTCCCGAATCCGCACGTCGCCGTGCATGTCAATTACGTGGACGGGTTCCACGGCATTAACCTGCTCGTCATCAAAACGCGCGACGCGCAGGTGATCGCGGATCTCATGCTCGGCGGCAGCGGGCACCCGGAAGAAACGGAGCTGAACGAAATTCACATCAGCGCCGTTCAAGAAGCGATGAACCAAATGATGGGGTCGTCGGCGACGTCGATGTCGACGATATTCAATCGGTTCGTCAACATTTCGCCTCCGGGCATCGACGTGTTGAACTTCGCCGCCGGCGAAGGCGACAAGCTGCTGACGGAGGAAGCGTTCATCCAAATTTCGTTCCGGCTGACGATCGGCGATTTGATCGATTCCAGCATTATGCAGCTGCTGCCGGTCTGGTTCGCCAAAGACATGGTGTCGATTTTGATGGGCGGCACCTCGGCCGGCGAATCGCCGCCGCCGTCGAATCCGCGGCCGGCGGCATCGCCGCCTCCGGCGCCCGCCCCGGCGGCGCAGGCCCCGCCGCCTGCGCCGCCGCAGCAGCCGCAGCACGCGCCGCCGCCTCCGGCATATCCGGAGCCGCCGGCGCCGGCGTACGGCGGGTATCCGCCGCCGCCGCCGCACTATCAGGCGCCGTACCCGCCGCCGTACCCGCCGCAGCCGTACGCAGCGCCTTACGGGGCGCCGCAGCAGCCGCAGTACGCGCCTCCGCCCCCGCCGCCGCCGAATCGGAACGTGCAGCAGGCGCAGTTCGCCGATTTGGCCGGCTTCGGGACTCCCGGGACGGAGAATACGAACCTTAATTTGCTTCTGGACATCCCCCTTAAGGTTACTGTTGAATTAGGGAGAACTCAGAAGCAAATCAAGGACATTCTCGAGCTGTCCCAAGGATCGATCGTCGAGCTGGATAAGCTGGCGGGGGAACCGGTCGACATCCTGGTGAACAACAAGCTGATCGCCAAGGGCGAGGTCGTCGTCATCGACGAAAACTTCGGCGTCCGGGTCACCGACATCGTCAGCCCGTGGGACCGGATCCAAAAGTTACAGTAA
- the fliM gene encoding flagellar motor switch protein FliM, with amino-acid sequence MVDVLSQNEIDALLAALSSGEMDAEELKKEETQKKVRSYDFKRAVRFSKDHIRSLTRIHENFARFLTTYFSAQLRTFVQINVVQVEQLPYDEFIRSIPKMTILNIFEAEPLEGRMVLEVHPNVAYAMLDRLLGGTGTSPSKITTLTEIETIVMERIFSKAFDSLQEAWKTVIEINPRLEALETNPQFMQIVSPNETIALISLSTKIGDTTGMINLCIPHVVLEPIMPRLSVNNLFFSPKKTRAPEEMEVLQERLQRATLPIIAELGTSTITIREFLQLATGDVIALNKSVDDPLEIKIGDRPKYIGTPGTVKGKLAVQITDLVTEGEEEHDE; translated from the coding sequence ATGGTGGACGTGCTTTCGCAGAACGAGATCGACGCGCTGTTAGCCGCGTTGTCCTCGGGCGAAATGGACGCCGAAGAGCTAAAAAAAGAAGAAACCCAAAAGAAAGTGCGCTCCTACGACTTTAAGCGCGCCGTCCGGTTTTCGAAGGATCATATTCGAAGTCTTACGCGGATCCATGAGAATTTCGCCCGCTTTCTGACGACGTATTTCTCGGCGCAGCTTAGAACGTTCGTGCAGATCAACGTCGTTCAAGTGGAACAGCTGCCTTACGATGAATTCATTCGATCGATTCCGAAAATGACGATTTTAAACATCTTCGAAGCGGAGCCTCTCGAGGGACGCATGGTGCTCGAGGTGCATCCGAACGTCGCGTACGCGATGCTTGACCGCCTGCTCGGCGGCACGGGGACGTCCCCGTCGAAAATCACGACGTTAACGGAAATCGAAACGATCGTGATGGAACGCATATTCAGCAAAGCGTTCGACAGCCTCCAAGAGGCTTGGAAAACCGTCATCGAGATCAATCCGAGGTTGGAAGCGCTCGAGACGAACCCGCAGTTCATGCAAATCGTCTCGCCCAACGAGACGATCGCGCTGATCAGCTTAAGCACGAAAATCGGCGATACGACAGGGATGATCAACCTATGTATCCCGCACGTCGTGCTGGAACCGATCATGCCGCGCTTATCCGTGAATAATCTGTTCTTCTCTCCGAAGAAAACGAGAGCGCCGGAAGAGATGGAAGTGCTGCAAGAGAGGCTTCAACGGGCGACCCTCCCGATTATAGCGGAATTGGGCACATCCACCATCACGATCCGGGAGTTTCTCCAGCTGGCGACCGGCGACGTCATCGCCCTGAACAAATCGGTGGACGATCCTCTGGAAATCAAAATCGGGGACCGACCGAAATATATCGGAACGCCGGGTACGGTGAAAGGCAAGTTGGCCGTTCAAATCACGGATCTTGTGACCGAAGGAGAAGAAGAGCATGACGAATAA
- a CDS encoding flagellar basal body-associated FliL family protein — MLPWIIVILLAVTLIVGAAFVLWNSFVNTEPADPREAAREQAGQVEAEYISAEKLAEMTYAIDDIITNLADPAFFVNASFTFELDSADAKHEFELLAYKMKDVINTTLSDMTPEQVRGSEGKDALTAALINKTNELLHEGKVRHVYITKFIVTEQ, encoded by the coding sequence ATGTTGCCTTGGATCATCGTCATTCTGCTCGCCGTCACGTTAATCGTCGGCGCCGCCTTCGTGCTGTGGAACAGTTTCGTCAACACGGAGCCCGCGGATCCGCGCGAGGCCGCCAGGGAACAGGCGGGGCAGGTCGAAGCGGAATATATCAGCGCGGAAAAGCTGGCGGAGATGACGTATGCGATCGACGACATCATTACGAATCTGGCGGACCCTGCCTTTTTCGTGAACGCAAGCTTCACCTTCGAGCTGGACAGCGCGGATGCCAAACACGAATTCGAGCTTCTCGCATATAAAATGAAAGACGTCATCAATACGACGCTTTCCGACATGACGCCCGAGCAAGTGCGCGGAAGCGAAGGCAAAGACGCGCTTACGGCGGCGCTCATCAACAAGACGAACGAACTGCTGCACGAGGGCAAAGTCAGACATGTGTACATTACGAAGTTTATCGTTACCGAACAATAA
- a CDS encoding flagellar FlbD family protein, whose amino-acid sequence MITVTRLNGTRVTVNALFIETVEETPDTIITLTTGKKIVVTEKTAELVALTQEYLSRIGLVRPTAALQQTEES is encoded by the coding sequence ATGATCACCGTGACCCGGCTCAACGGCACGCGGGTGACCGTAAACGCGCTGTTTATCGAAACGGTGGAGGAAACTCCGGATACGATCATTACGCTGACGACCGGCAAAAAAATCGTGGTCACGGAAAAAACGGCAGAATTGGTCGCGCTCACCCAGGAGTACTTATCCCGCATCGGGCTCGTGAGGCCGACCGCAGCGCTGCAGCAAACGGAGGAGTCGTAA
- the flgG gene encoding flagellar basal body rod protein FlgG: MLRSLYSGISGMRGFQTKLDVIGNNIANVNTVGFKSGRVMFKDILSQTISGITAPEEGTRGGVNAKQVGLGSTLAAIDTIHTPGSAMTTNIVTDLRIDGDGFFAVAATEDQDVPYLTRAGNFTLDGNRQLVTAEGYFVRSVDGGNIILDEEVTAFSIAQDGTIIAVNADGTSEPTDFQIGVVKVANPNALEKIGGNMYRVNANANPDGEVEISTAMNAEVGTGAIISGQLEMSNVDLTNEFTEMIVAQRGFQANSRIITTSDEVLQEVVNLKR; this comes from the coding sequence ATGCTTAGATCGCTTTATTCCGGTATTTCCGGCATGCGCGGGTTTCAAACGAAACTCGACGTCATCGGCAACAACATCGCGAACGTCAATACGGTCGGTTTTAAATCGGGCCGCGTGATGTTCAAGGACATCCTTAGTCAGACGATCTCCGGCATCACGGCGCCGGAGGAAGGCACGCGAGGCGGCGTGAACGCGAAGCAAGTCGGCCTCGGCTCGACGCTCGCGGCGATCGACACGATCCATACGCCGGGGAGCGCGATGACGACGAACATCGTCACCGACCTCAGAATCGACGGCGACGGATTCTTCGCGGTAGCGGCGACCGAAGACCAAGACGTGCCGTACTTAACGCGCGCGGGCAACTTCACGCTTGACGGCAACCGCCAGCTCGTCACCGCGGAAGGATATTTCGTCCGATCGGTCGACGGGGGCAACATCATTTTGGACGAAGAAGTAACGGCGTTCTCCATCGCGCAGGACGGCACGATCATCGCGGTGAACGCCGACGGCACTAGCGAACCGACCGATTTCCAAATCGGCGTCGTGAAAGTGGCGAACCCGAACGCGCTGGAGAAAATCGGCGGCAATATGTACCGGGTGAACGCGAACGCGAATCCGGACGGCGAGGTCGAAATTTCGACGGCGATGAACGCGGAAGTCGGCACCGGCGCGATCATCTCCGGCCAGTTGGAGATGTCGAACGTCGACCTGACGAACGAGTTTACCGAAATGATCGTCGCCCAGCGCGGCTTCCAGGCGAACTCCCGCATTATTACGACTTCCGACGAAGTTCTCCAAGAAGTCGTGAATCTGAAGCGATAA
- a CDS encoding TIGR02530 family flagellar biosynthesis protein, whose translation MNERQTINQLYPNRAGFFPPKPAAARPAAQTNGPAFRDVLDRQFLKFSHHAEQRLAQRGIRLEPEQLSRIGGAVDKAAAKGAKDSLVLFQDMAFIVNVKNRTVVTAMDGASMNDHVFTQIDSTIVVK comes from the coding sequence ATGAACGAACGTCAGACGATCAACCAGTTATATCCGAATCGGGCGGGATTTTTTCCGCCGAAGCCGGCGGCGGCGAGGCCGGCGGCGCAGACGAACGGACCGGCGTTCCGCGACGTACTGGATCGTCAGTTTCTGAAATTCAGCCATCATGCCGAACAGCGATTGGCGCAGCGGGGCATCCGGCTCGAGCCGGAACAGCTGAGCCGCATCGGAGGCGCCGTCGACAAAGCGGCCGCCAAAGGGGCGAAAGATTCGCTCGTCCTGTTTCAAGACATGGCGTTCATCGTCAACGTGAAAAACCGAACCGTCGTCACCGCGATGGACGGAGCCTCGATGAACGACCACGTGTTTACGCAAATCGACAGCACCATCGTCGTCAAATAG